A genome region from Nycticebus coucang isolate mNycCou1 chromosome 4, mNycCou1.pri, whole genome shotgun sequence includes the following:
- the PRR14L gene encoding protein PRR14L isoform X3: MQSSKELLCADLPEDFLRSKEGNVQIITKTLPKSIEEVQSMKVNGTEMDNNEGHKNGNVSKGLSAGCSKYPEVNKIMTSGEVSETNRLVTLEPLTFVDPGLTDATPKEKDCEELKTCPSWLSLLPGNSAISKVDNGKEELCKLNLVCEATDNHRQIHGHHHENHSSALDGPTTGRNVVAIKPLEENSEVSCFTSALSGPECRTLSLEKSGFKGDGLPKGSAEKTDSSSFDGDDRSKNLASREENEEHLLNPKSKRRELFPIIATQPEKEIGHHCCGGKKTVDSSKENILNNCCVQGGLCTESCSSLMPSSFTEVAEVIFKKNDLKITLDIQENLTNPENHRETFNMSHPGGHSEKGNFSSLMQVEEPEKTTAVEPNMLSEKIYNKDSNSLVSIQRNLEGDTHLNEASCNDFLFERKSLVSLMPEDQISPINEVLRPSKDTVQLPPSPEFYYRPGSEKAIEPSHDNIPHLDEQSIACEMNELSYTNKLIINNVESECVLNQQVSLNSLDHTKLPTDFLQKINKEMPLETSKDAQPSHHPPLEDGADVLANAQTIPIKTKMKDISPPGDKTCGASSSSPTLNIKPENLEKKKKMADSRTKDPHSRLLSSKKEVAGFPQVVSVEECQNVQSQDISHRHCVRNNAPEENIFPSCATFESSKVSLKVNNSLITKYKNAFQHSTSHTQGTEDSVDGNSQEVSGTAEGSELDGKETKGSLPGDEIKNEMTAVLLNTGISNKAICTKSHIKPSEERLKGKKRNIPKETVLCKYNISVYATQELNQSANIPSPEVLLDQTPTNRFTNFKNTNRAAETLDQKANEVLGCQSNCQKKPNKGRNEDKPTKETLGSDQRDTITDPNRGVRHHQKDLPVISSSNIPQLCGRPKKGDLKGDFEIISGCEESTDGVVDATYTDCGNKPAEGLLAMTASSVLDSVARPDRSPFAETLSSTLSQRGKPTAVFMERTDQDSDFPDATVSTVGSLEIKKSCEGRPCRSLKDCEMEKCSEIKPISDHEPNIRILDGVNVSLNYNHHEQQSKGAFLRETQEVTEGSRLEVNSGFDKENAIAVSLQDLMSSRCQEENSLFLGSLESVEIMPLCLSSQENSETNINTEESDLKTPFKPKVDEMLCENVKDCTVPPEMKEGIPRDTNNSSREDSVYTSVEQNAHKPGHPLENSTHRHLPLTMETEPKVIGKEAEEYQREPLGHLPIGKESEEMVIRDNDTACMSRISQTHSQCQRMLGDAGKHQSQRHLDYMSQNEEECTHWNEAHTILGQCVSSNMLLDNAQNKNQPKVDKDDSAMMKEITLAKLAQVDIAALTQKVENQKEENLGHPLKKDIELCTGPCLPGASRTAQDPNTAGCDQIHGAFGKREILPLKKQPHRTCKKVSCQEQVSVGRKIRKIRSSAFLKSSSDPISTKAHRLLSSNAVSPPTQLEPKTLPASSLISHIPKQKATPCHPLRSMNFRKPTKEAALLNKLSILASKLAPAAKTQKLRYQRCSSELLPVAKTYKRLRYKRFLDGFSYNMMQLNPYLAASGWDKRPNSKPLTLYTLESIKMSFIDLSNKMPSLLFGSEILPVSFHMKSGSDCVAESSRTFPEHCAPARLALGEAPRCQSQPPKWTFSFFLSHACPGMATFREDAGLHNQAHTQAPLQPPAPLRDYGGTAIVQTRADCSVLGLHTLLALCSPGCYRIWTKKRSFSSHMPTTQRLFMTQFTQGLKGLRSPGSIADKVFCSLPYSVGRVLSIWSQHGPYACSFETSALHSTPSKRQTSLGTMSSHTILPYVPLPGVEASCNTSGSQMRLEPPFPALVPKSCLVTESAVSKLLLAASDFQVPGFDELDGVTVACPCPQSSPPEQKEAEPEKRPKKVSQIRIRKTIPRPDPNLTPMGLPRPKRLKKKEFSLEEIYTNKNYKSPPANRCLETIFEEPKERNGTLISISQQKRKRVLEFQDFTVPRKRRARGKVKVAGSFTRAQKAALQSQELDALLIQKLMELETFFAKEEEQEQSSG; the protein is encoded by the exons AAGGAAATGTACAAATTATAACCAAAACTCTGCCAAAATCCATTGAAGAAGTACAAAGTATGAAGGTCAATGGCACTGAGATGGATAATAATGAAGGACACAAGAATGGCAATGTGAGTAAAGGTCTTTCAGCTGGGTGCAGCAAATACCCAGAAGTAAACAAAATCATGACCAGTGGTGAGGTTTCAGAAACCAACAGATTAGTTACCCTAGAGCCTTTAACCTTTGTGGACCCTGGATTAACAGACGCAACTCCTAAGGAGAAAGATTGTGAAGAATTAAAAACTTGTCCTTCTTGGTTGTCATTATTACCAGGGAACAGTGCCATTTCCAAAGTGGACAATGGGAAGGAAGAGTTGTGTAAATTAAACCTTGTCTGTGAAGCAACTGACAATCATCGACAGATTCATGGCCACCATCATGAAAATCACAGTTCTGCACTTGATGGTCCCACAACTGGAAGAAATGTAGTTGCTATAAAACCCttggaagaaaattctgaagttTCGTGTTTCACATCAGCTTTGTCTGGTCCAGAATGCAGAACATTATCCTTAGAAAAATCTGGTTTTAAAGGAGATGGTTTGCCAAAGGGATCTGCTGAAAAGACAGACAGTTCCTCTTTTGATGGGGATGATCGAAGCAAGAACTTGGCTTctagggaagaaaatgaagaacaccTTTTGAATCCCAAGAGTAAAAGAAGGGAACTCTTTCCTATTATTGCCACACAGCCAGAAAAGGAGATTGGTCATCATTGTTGTGGTGGAAAAAAAACTGTTgattcttcaaaagaaaatatcctCAATAACTGTTGCGTTCAGGGCGGTCTCTGTACAGAGAGCTGTAGTTCACTAATGCCCAGTTCTTTTACTGAAGTTGCAGaagtgatatttaaaaagaatgatttgAAAATAACTTTAGACATTCAAGAAAACTTGACAAACCCTGAGAACCATAGAGAAACTTTTAATATGAGCCATCCAGGTGGACACTCTGAAAAAGGCAATTTTTCTTCCTTGATGCAGGTGGAAGAGCCAGAAAAGACAACCGCTGTAGAGCCCAATATGTTAAGTGAAAAGATTTACAATAAAGACTCTAACTCTTTAGTCAGCATCCAGAGAAATCTGGAAGGTGACACCCATTTAAATGAAGCATCatgtaatgattttctgtttGAAAGAAAATCTCTTGTGAGTTTAATGCCAGAAGATCAGATAAGTCCTATAAATGAGGTTTTAAGGCCCAGCAAAGATACCGTTCAGTTACCACCATCCCCAGAATTTTATTACAGACCTGGGTCGGAGAAAGCTATAGAGCCCTCACATGACAATATTCCTCATTTAGATGAACAGAGCATTGCCTGTGAGATGAATGAACTTTCTTATACTAACAAACTGATTATAAATAATGTAGAAAGTGAATGTGTTTTAAATCAACAAGTGTCCCTTAATTCTCTAGACCACACGAAGTTGCCAACTgactttctacaaaaaataaacaaagagatgCCTTTAGAAACAAGCAAAGATGCCCAACCAAGCCATCACCCTCCATTAGAGGATGGAGCAGATGTTCTTGCTAATGCCCAGACCATTCCCattaagacaaaaatgaaagacATCTCTCCACCAGGTGACAAAACCTGTGGTGCCTCTTCAAGCAGTCCTACCTTAAACATCAAACCAGAAAacctagagaaaaaaaagaaaatggctgatTCAAGAACAAAGGATCCACATTCCAGGCTTCTCTCAAGTAAGAAAGAAGTAGCTGGCTTTCCTCAAGTGGTCTCTGTTGAAGAATGTCAAAATGTTCAATCTCAGGATATCTCTCACCGTCATTGTGTAAGAAATAATGCACCAGAAGAGAACATCTTTCCTTCTTGTGCTACTTTTGAGTCCAGCAAAGTCAGTCTGAAAGTTAATAACTCTTtgataacaaaatataaaaatgcatttcaaCACAGCACCAGCCACACTCAAGGGACAGAAGACTCTGTGGATGGTAACAGCCAAGAAGTGAGTGGTACAGCAGAGGGAAGTGAACTAGATGGGAAGGAAACTAAAGGCAGCCTTCCTGGAGatgagataaaaaatgaaatgacagcAGTCCTGTTAAATACTGGCATTTCAAACAAAGCTATTTGTACCAAGAGTCACATCAAACCCAGCGAGGAAAGGTTAAAAGGAAAGAAACGGAATATACCCAAAGAGACTGTACTTTGTAAGTATAACATCTCTGTTTATGCTACCCAAGAACTAAACCAATCCGCAAACATTCCAAGTCCTGAAGTATTGTTGGACCAGACTCCTACTAATAGGTTCaccaattttaaaaacacaaacagagCAGCTGAAACTCTTGATCAGAAGGCAAATGAAGTTCTTGGCTGCCAGAGTAATTGCCAAAAGAAACCCAATAAAGGCAGAAATGAAGATAAACCAACTAAGGAGACGCTAGGTAGTGACCAGAGAGACACCATCACAGATCCTAACAGGGGGGTACGCCACCACCAAAAGGATCTGCCGGTCATTTCAAGCAGTAATATCCCACAGCTTTGTGGTAGACCAAAGAAAGGTGATTTGAAAGGagactttgaaattatttctggTTGTGAAGAGTCCACAGACGGTGTGGTGGATGCCACCTACACAGACTGTGGTAATAAGCCTGCAGAAGGCTTGCTGGCCATGACAGCATCTAGTGTACTTGACAGTGTAGCAAGACCAGATAGATCACCATTTGCAGAAACCTTGAGCAGTACCTTGTCTCAGAGAGGAAAACCGACTGCTGTATTTATGGAAAGGACTGACCAGGACTCAGATTTCCCAGATGCTACAGTTTCTACAGTGGGatctcttgaaataaaaaaatcatgtgaAGGGAGACCATGTAGATCTTTAAAAGACTGTGAAATGGAAAAGTGTTCAGAGATAAAGCCTATTTCAGATCATGAACCAAATATAAGAATATTGGATGGAGTAAATGTGTCTTTGAATTATAATCATCATGAGCAGCAAAGTAAAGGAGCATTTCTGAGAGAAACACAAGAAGTGACTGAAGGATCAAGACTAGAAGTAAATTCTGGGTTtgacaaagaaaatgccattgCAGTTTCCTTGCAAGACTTGATGTCTTCTAGATGCCAAGAAGAGAACTCTCTTTTCCTAGGCAGCCTGGAATCCGTTGAGATAATGcctttgtgtctgtcttctcaAGAAAATTCAGAAACTAATATTAATACTGAAGAAAGTGACCTGAAAACTCCATTTAAACCAAAAGTTGATGAAATGCTTTGTGAGAATGTAAAGGACTGCACAGTCCCGCctgaaatgaaggaaggaatacCAAGAGATACAAATAATTCTAGCAGAGAAGACAGCGTATATACCAGTGTGGAACAGAATGCTCACAAACCTGGTCATCCTCTTGAGAATTCCACACATAGACATTTGCCTTTGACAATGGAAACAGAACCTAAAGTGATAGGAAAAGAAGCTGAAGAATATCAGAGGGAACCACTGGGTCATTTACCTATTGGGAAGGAATCCGAAGAGATGGTTATCAGAGATAATGATACTGCTTGTATGAGCAGGATTTCTCAGACTCACTCTCAATGCCAGAGAATGCTTGGTGATGCTGGAAAACACCAAAGCCAGAGGCATTTGGACTACATGTCACAGAACGAAGAGGAATGTACACATTGGAACGAAGCACATACAATATTGGGACAATGTGTATCATCTAACATGTTGTTAGACAATGCCCAAAACAAGAACCAGCCTAAGGTTGACAAAGATGATTCTGccatgatgaaagaaatcacccTAGCAAAGCTGGCCCAGGTGGACATTGCTGCACTTACTCAGAAGGTGGAAAACCAAAAGGAGGAAAACTTAGGGCATCCTTTAAAGAAGGACATTGAGTTGTGCACAGGTCCTTGCCTTCCTGGTGCCTCCAGGACAGCACAAGACCCCAACACTGCTGGGTGTGATCAGATACATGGTGCCTTTGGGAAGAGAGAAATACTTCCCTTAAAGAAGCAGCCCCATCGAACATGTAAGAAAGTTTCCTGTCAGGAGCAAGTCAGTGTGgggagaaaaataaggaaaatcagAAGTTCTGCCTTTTTAAAGAGTTCCTCTGATCCCATCTCCACAAAAGCACACAGACTTCTTAGTTCAAACGCTGTGTCTCCACCTACACAATTGGAACCCAAAACACTACCTGCCAGTAGCTTGATTAGCCACATACCAAAGCAGAAGGCGACACCATGCCATCCCTTGAGGAGCATGAATTTTAGGAAGCCTACCAAAGAAGCAGCCTTATTGAACAAGCTGTCCATCCTTGCCTCCAAACTGGCCCCAGCCGCAAAGACCCAGAAACTAAGATATCAGCGGTGTTCCTCTGAACTTCTTCCAGTGGCTAAAACCTACAAGCGCCTCAGATATAAACGGTTCCTGGATGGATTTTCATACAATATGATGCAGCTGAATCCATATTTGGCAGCTAGTGGATGGGATAAGAGGCCTAACAGTAAGCCGTTGACACTTTATACTCTCGAATCCATCAAAATGAGCTTCATAGATTTGAGCAACAAGATGCCATCGCTGCTGTTTGGTTCTGAAATCTTGCCAGTATCCTTTCACATGAAATCAGGCTCAGATTGTGTGGCTGAGTCTTCCAGGACTTTTCCTGAGCACTGTGCTCCAGCAAGACTTGCCTTAGGAGAGGCCCCCCGGTGCCagtcacagcctcccaagtggaccttttctttcttcttgtcccACGCTTGCCCTGGGATGGCCACATTCAGGGAAGACGCTGGCCTCCATAATCAGGCACACACTCAGGCTCCTCTGCAGCCTCCTGCTCCTCTCCGAGACTACGGAGGCACTGCCATAGTCCAGACCAGGGCAGACTGCTCTGTCCTTGGCCTTCACACGCTTCTAGCACTTTGTTCCCCAGGATGTTACCGAATCTGGACAAAAAAACGGAGCTTCTCCAGTCACATGCCTACCACTCAGAGGCTCTTCATGACCCAGTTTACACAGGGCCTGAAAGGGTTGAGGTCTCCAGGCTCCATAGCAGACAAGGTCTTCTGTTCTCTACCCTACTCAGTGGGCAGAGTGCTGTCCATTTGGAGTCAGCATGGGCCTTATGCCTGCTCCTTTGAAACCTCTGCTCTTCATTCTACTCCCAGCAAGCGGCAGACAAGCCTGGGCACCATGAGCAG CCACACCATATTACCATATGTGCCTCTCCCAGGCGTGGAAGCTTCGTGTAACACCAGCGGCAGTCAGATGAG GTTAGAACCTCCATTCCCTGCCTTGGTACCAAAGTCTTGCTTGGTAACAGAATCAGCTGTGAGCAAGCTTCTGCTTGCAGCCTCTGACTTCCAAGTTCCTGGATTTGATGAGCTGGATGGTGTGACAGTAGCATGCCCCTGCCCACAGAGCAGCCCTCCAGAACAGAAAGAG GCTGAGCCAGAGAAGAGGCCAAAGAAAGTCTCGCAGATTCGCATCCGGAAAACCATTCCTAGGCCAGATCCTAATCTTACTCCCATGGGCCTTCCTCGACCCAAAAG